A region from the Vicia villosa cultivar HV-30 ecotype Madison, WI linkage group LG3, Vvil1.0, whole genome shotgun sequence genome encodes:
- the LOC131661787 gene encoding serine/threonine-protein kinase STY13-like translates to MESGPRLYSFDHFNFDPKWFIDPKHLYVGPRIGEGAHAKVYEGKYKNQIVAIKIVHKGDSTEEIAKREDRFAREVAMLSRVQHKNLVKFIGACKEPVMVIVTELLSGGTLRKYLLNMRPKCLDTHVAIGFALDIARAMECLHSHGIIHRDLKPDNLLLTEDHATVKLADFGLAREESLTEMMTAETGTYRWMAPELYSTVTLRQGEKKHYNHKVDAYSFAIVFWELLHNKVPFEGMSNLQAAYAAAFKNVRPNADHLPEELAIILTSCWQEDANARPNFTQIIQMLLNYLYTVLPPEPAIPSRIFTSENTVLPPESPGTSSLMAKRDDTGDTPRVKDEIKPNGFLCCFSQCY, encoded by the exons ATGGAATCTGGACCTAGGCTCTATTCTTTTGATCACTTCAATTTTGACCCTAAATGGTTCATTGATCCTAAGCATCTTTATGTTGGTCCCAGGATTGGTGAAGGAGCTCATGCTAAAGTCTATGAGGGAAA ATATAAAAACCAAATTGTTGCTATTAAAATTGTACATAAAGGAGACTCTACAGAAGAAATTGCCAAGAGAGAAGATCGGTTTGCAAGGGAGGTAGCTATGTTGTCTAGAGTACAACATAAGAACTTGGTGAAG TTTATTGGTGCCTGTAAAGAGCCAGTAATGGTGATAGTCACTGAGCTGTTATCAGGTGGAACACTGCGCAAGTATTTGCTTAACATGCGTCCTAAATGTTTGGATACGCATGTTGCCATTGGTTTTGCACTCGATATTGCACGTGCTATGGAGTGCCTGCATTCTCACGGGATCATACACCGTGATCTTAAACCTG ATAACTTGCTATTGACAGAAGATCATGCAACAGTCAAGCTAGCAGATTTTGGTTTAGCAAGAGAAGAGTCTTTAACTGAGATGATGACGGCTGAAACGGGAACATACCGTTGGATGGCCCCAGAG TTATACAGTACTGTCACACTGAGGCAGGGGGAGAAGAAGCATTATAACCATAAAGTCGATGCTTATAGCTTTGCGATTGTGTTTTGGGAGCTCTTACACAACAAAGTTCCTTTTGAAGGCATGTCAAACCTTCAAGCAGCATATGCTGCAGCCTTCAAG aatGTAAGGCCGAATGCGGATCATCTACCCGAGGAACTGGCTATAATTCTTACTTCATGCTGGCAAGAGGACGCAAATGCCCGACCCAACTTCACTCAGATAATCCAAATGCTCTTGAATTATCTTTACACCGTTTTGCCTCCGGAGCCTGCAATTCCTTCAAGAATATTCACTTCTGAGAACACAGTGCTGCCGCCTGAGTCTCCTGGTACGAGTTCCTTGATGGCGAAACGTGATGACACTGGCGATACACCGAGAGTAAAAGACGAAATCAAGCCTAATGGTTTCCTTTGCTGTTTCAGTCAGTGTTATTAA